A region of Pleionea litopenaei DNA encodes the following proteins:
- a CDS encoding DUF2306 domain-containing protein — MNKSINNLASTNDSLAKRWIALAIRCWVGVVLIGQWMFAIYIFAQFTWPFMSGTIDESQFRHMIKGYVNGETFNNTLLLVHVIPVMFVCFSAVLQLIPLIRKRYPTFHRINGRLFLVIGLIGAIGGLYLTWITGSRLSNLGALGVTINGLLIPIAIFLAWRFALNKNFTLHRRFAVHAFILINGVWSFRLYLMGWYLINQGPLGNSSTIDGPADIVLSLASFLLPMAIAELVFRSEKSAQPKTLWTAAIAATFGTLVTLIGVVAASMMMWGPRILAAF; from the coding sequence ATGAACAAATCAATAAACAATTTGGCAAGCACAAACGACTCACTCGCAAAGCGTTGGATAGCACTTGCCATTCGATGTTGGGTTGGCGTGGTGTTGATTGGGCAGTGGATGTTTGCAATCTACATTTTTGCCCAATTTACTTGGCCCTTTATGTCTGGAACTATCGACGAGTCGCAGTTCCGCCATATGATAAAAGGCTATGTAAACGGCGAAACTTTCAATAACACCCTCTTACTTGTTCATGTCATTCCAGTGATGTTCGTATGCTTCAGTGCAGTGCTTCAATTGATCCCACTCATACGAAAACGCTACCCAACCTTTCACCGAATCAATGGCCGGTTGTTTCTTGTCATTGGCCTAATAGGCGCTATTGGAGGATTATATCTGACCTGGATAACAGGCAGCCGATTAAGCAACCTTGGCGCTTTAGGTGTCACTATTAACGGTTTATTGATTCCAATCGCCATTTTCTTGGCTTGGCGCTTTGCCTTGAATAAAAATTTCACACTTCACCGTCGCTTTGCCGTACACGCGTTTATCCTTATAAATGGCGTTTGGTCATTTCGACTTTACTTAATGGGTTGGTATTTAATTAACCAAGGTCCGTTAGGAAACAGTTCGACCATCGATGGACCGGCAGATATAGTGCTTTCATTAGCCTCTTTTTTACTACCAATGGCAATTGCTGAGCTGGTATTTCGATCAGAAAAAAGCGCTCAACCGAAAACTCTGTGGACCGCGGCTATCGCAGCAACTTTCGGTACGCTTGTGACGTTGATTGGTGTTGTCGCAGCCTCCATGATGATGTGGGGTCCACGAATTTTGGCAGCCTTCTGA
- a CDS encoding helix-turn-helix domain-containing protein, translating to MSIDSAYFLLFLIALVAMMAQLLIRPVRTENILFAILCASLVMVALQTLTAQVSSPYQYVFALGTCATCNVVWLISRAMFRDSDSIKLRHYIVAIIIALLVISSRSIDLLVSVEWLSQDNISWLKRSIGEVTQLLSSTVLALAFWESVKNFSAATKPAKVQRVLFATTFFAGVFSCTVIVQGFISETEQSTLRPWFVVCSAIAIITCIWMVLVLQHLERKAVASVEDVANEPQENKQDQLLLQQLESLIIDQKIFLRPDVKMIDLANLLSVSEYKVSRIIRHATTANNFNQYINRFRVEYAKQLLIEKQSQHWTVLVISMESGFASLAPFNRAFKAQVGCTPNQFRSRHLIDSLDKPLPA from the coding sequence ATGTCAATTGATAGTGCCTATTTTTTACTATTTCTAATTGCTTTAGTCGCGATGATGGCTCAGCTATTAATTCGTCCCGTGAGAACTGAAAACATCTTATTCGCAATTCTTTGTGCTTCATTAGTGATGGTCGCTTTACAAACTTTGACCGCACAAGTCTCAAGCCCCTATCAATACGTGTTTGCACTTGGCACCTGTGCGACGTGTAATGTGGTTTGGCTAATTTCTCGTGCGATGTTTAGGGACAGTGACAGTATTAAATTACGACATTATATCGTGGCTATTATTATTGCTCTGTTAGTTATCAGTAGTCGAAGTATTGATCTGTTAGTGTCTGTTGAATGGCTGTCTCAAGACAATATCTCATGGCTAAAGCGCTCTATTGGAGAGGTAACCCAGCTGCTGTCATCGACCGTTTTAGCCTTGGCATTTTGGGAATCAGTCAAGAATTTCAGTGCAGCAACGAAACCGGCAAAGGTACAAAGAGTGTTATTTGCAACGACATTTTTCGCCGGTGTTTTCAGTTGCACAGTAATAGTTCAAGGTTTTATATCTGAAACTGAGCAATCAACTCTTCGACCTTGGTTTGTTGTTTGCTCAGCAATAGCTATCATCACCTGTATATGGATGGTGTTAGTTTTACAACATCTAGAACGTAAAGCGGTCGCTAGCGTTGAAGATGTAGCCAATGAACCTCAAGAAAATAAACAAGATCAGCTTCTATTGCAGCAGTTAGAGTCTCTAATAATTGATCAGAAAATTTTCTTACGGCCTGATGTAAAAATGATCGATCTAGCGAATCTGTTAAGTGTATCTGAATATAAAGTGAGCCGCATTATTCGACATGCAACGACAGCCAATAACTTTAACCAATATATCAATCGTTTTAGAGTCGAGTATGCAAAGCAATTACTCATAGAAAAACAAAGTCAACACTGGACCGTTTTGGTTATCAGTATGGAGTCAGGGTTTGCATCGCTTGCGCCTTTTAATCGAGCATTTAAGGCGCAAGTAGGGTGTACGCCGAACCAGTTCAGGAGTCGACATCTAATCGACAGTTTAGATAAGCCTCTACCTGCTTAA
- a CDS encoding M24 family metallopeptidase has protein sequence MRRVLFFLIMIAQVYVVAKANDTTNILSLKERSEFIDKLLAERIDKVLPQLMIRSDIDMWLVISREYNEDPVIKTLLPANWMSARRRTILLMYLPAEEKGKQNPKVETLAVARYAVGEKFKSAWNKEQQPDQWARLVELITERKPNKIGVNFSRVYGLADGINATDLELLKESLPKDFHSKIVSAESLAIGWLETRSESELKIYPKIVGIAQSIIKEAFSNNVITPGQTTTEDVVWWMREKVAELKMDIWFHPTVSIQRKDSQEFDHISAFSKDKAETVIMPGDLLHTDFGITYLRLNTDTQQHAYVLDKCEKDAPEELKQALAEGNRLQDILMNNFVVGRTGNQLLKMSRKEALEEGLNPSIYSHPLGFHGHGAGPSIGMWDNQNGVTTGDYPLFDSTAYSIELNIEKPIERWGKSIRIMLEEDASFKAGKINFLHGRQKQFHLITSDSNCEP, from the coding sequence ATGCGTCGAGTTTTATTTTTCCTTATTATGATTGCTCAGGTATATGTTGTCGCTAAAGCGAATGACACTACAAATATTCTTTCATTAAAAGAACGCTCTGAATTCATCGATAAGCTCTTAGCTGAACGCATTGACAAAGTGCTTCCACAGTTAATGATCCGGTCCGATATCGATATGTGGTTAGTGATTAGCCGAGAGTACAATGAAGACCCTGTTATTAAAACGCTACTGCCAGCAAACTGGATGTCGGCAAGAAGAAGAACCATTTTATTAATGTATCTACCAGCGGAAGAAAAAGGTAAACAGAATCCTAAAGTTGAAACCTTAGCGGTGGCACGTTATGCCGTGGGTGAGAAGTTTAAAAGTGCTTGGAATAAAGAGCAGCAACCAGACCAATGGGCGCGTCTGGTAGAGCTAATTACAGAGCGAAAACCCAATAAAATTGGTGTCAATTTTTCAAGGGTCTATGGTTTAGCCGATGGGATTAACGCGACTGATCTTGAGTTGTTAAAAGAAAGCTTACCCAAAGATTTCCATTCTAAAATTGTGTCAGCAGAATCCTTAGCGATCGGTTGGCTAGAAACTCGAAGTGAGTCAGAGTTGAAGATCTATCCTAAAATTGTCGGCATTGCCCAAAGTATTATTAAAGAGGCGTTTTCTAACAATGTAATTACTCCAGGTCAAACGACAACGGAAGATGTTGTTTGGTGGATGCGAGAAAAAGTAGCAGAATTAAAGATGGATATCTGGTTTCACCCGACGGTGTCTATTCAAAGGAAAGATAGCCAAGAGTTTGATCATATTTCTGCATTTTCAAAAGATAAAGCTGAGACTGTTATTATGCCCGGTGATCTATTGCACACCGACTTTGGAATAACTTATTTGAGGCTTAATACGGACACTCAACAACATGCTTATGTTTTGGATAAGTGTGAGAAAGATGCCCCAGAAGAATTGAAACAAGCATTGGCAGAGGGAAATCGCCTACAAGATATTTTAATGAATAACTTTGTCGTCGGCAGAACAGGTAATCAATTACTTAAAATGTCACGAAAAGAAGCGCTGGAGGAAGGCTTGAATCCGAGTATTTATAGTCATCCTCTGGGGTTTCATGGCCATGGCGCAGGCCCTTCAATAGGAATGTGGGATAACCAAAATGGAGTGACGACAGGAGACTATCCTCTGTTTGATAGCACGGCATATTCGATTGAACTTAATATCGAAAAGCCTATCGAACGCTGGGGTAAATCGATTCGAATAATGCTAGAAGAAGATGCAAGTTTTAAAGCCGGTAAAATCAACTTTTTACACGGACGACAAAAGCAATTTCATTTAATCACTAGCGACTCAAATTGTGAACCTTAG
- a CDS encoding sulfite oxidase heme-binding subunit YedZ: MSRVIKVIAHFCAWLPLAYYIVSAFRQTLGADPQETLLHGLGMWSFYFLLGSLSITPLRRWFRWHKLINYRRMLGLYFAFYLFLHVITYIWLFLGWQWEMIGSELIKRPYLTLGIVAFVMTLPLIATSNLWAQRKLKRHWKRLHQLVYGIAILGWVHYFWQVKADLNEPLLYGFLLAALLMPRVWWKIKQNRPELAKN; the protein is encoded by the coding sequence ATGAGTCGAGTCATTAAAGTTATCGCCCATTTCTGTGCGTGGCTTCCTTTAGCCTATTATATAGTAAGCGCATTCCGGCAGACCCTTGGAGCTGATCCGCAAGAGACACTATTGCATGGTTTAGGCATGTGGAGTTTTTATTTTCTGCTGGGGTCATTATCCATCACGCCGTTAAGGAGATGGTTTCGATGGCACAAGCTAATTAACTACCGTCGTATGCTTGGGCTTTACTTTGCGTTTTACCTCTTCTTACATGTGATCACTTATATATGGCTGTTCTTGGGATGGCAATGGGAGATGATCGGCTCTGAACTGATAAAAAGGCCCTACCTGACTCTGGGAATAGTTGCCTTTGTAATGACCCTCCCTTTAATTGCAACATCAAACCTTTGGGCGCAACGAAAACTGAAACGTCACTGGAAAAGACTTCATCAATTGGTTTACGGCATTGCAATATTAGGTTGGGTACATTATTTCTGGCAGGTCAAAGCCGATCTCAATGAGCCACTTTTATATGGTTTCCTACTTGCTGCTCTATTAATGCCTCGGGTTTGGTGGAAAATTAAGCAAAATCGCCCTGAATTGGCCAAGAATTAA
- the msrP gene encoding protein-methionine-sulfoxide reductase catalytic subunit MsrP codes for MLIKNSKSRPNYDHPENDVISEGLYQNRRQFLKGLALSAVAPSLVRAETDPFSTVEKLTSEYSVTHYNNFYEFSLSKEGPAKLAKDFQPLPWQVAIEGEVEKPITLGFEDVLKKTQQRERIYRLRCVEAWSMVIPWRGFELRELLSLARPTSKAKFVQFETLYDPERMPGQRRGALGFFSLDWPYVEGLRIDEAMHPLTILATGVFDKSLPNQNGAPLRLVVPWKYGFKSIKSIVKIKLVEKMPVNTWQQSAPSEYGFYANVNPKVNHPRWSQAQERRIIDESFFGTKRIETEMFNGYGEHVAELYRGLDLSRWY; via the coding sequence ATGCTTATTAAGAACTCAAAATCGCGACCAAACTATGACCATCCTGAGAATGACGTTATTTCTGAAGGTCTGTACCAAAATCGTCGACAATTTCTTAAAGGGTTAGCACTCAGTGCGGTTGCTCCTTCATTAGTTAGGGCTGAGACTGATCCATTCTCCACTGTAGAAAAACTCACTTCTGAATATTCGGTGACTCACTATAACAACTTCTATGAGTTTTCTTTGAGTAAAGAGGGGCCTGCAAAGCTCGCTAAAGATTTTCAACCGTTACCTTGGCAGGTGGCGATTGAAGGTGAGGTTGAGAAACCCATTACTTTGGGGTTCGAAGATGTATTAAAGAAGACTCAACAACGAGAGAGAATCTATCGTTTACGTTGCGTCGAAGCATGGTCGATGGTTATTCCATGGAGAGGCTTTGAGCTCAGAGAGCTTTTGTCACTCGCTAGACCAACATCTAAAGCGAAGTTTGTACAGTTTGAAACGCTCTATGATCCAGAAAGAATGCCTGGGCAAAGGCGAGGAGCACTGGGATTTTTTAGTCTTGATTGGCCGTATGTCGAAGGATTACGAATCGATGAGGCCATGCATCCCCTTACGATTCTGGCAACGGGCGTGTTTGATAAATCATTACCTAATCAAAATGGAGCACCATTGCGTCTTGTTGTGCCTTGGAAGTATGGGTTCAAAAGCATCAAATCAATTGTAAAGATAAAGCTAGTAGAAAAGATGCCTGTAAATACTTGGCAACAGTCAGCTCCGTCCGAGTATGGCTTCTACGCCAACGTTAACCCTAAAGTTAATCATCCCCGTTGGAGCCAAGCGCAAGAGCGTCGTATTATTGATGAGTCGTTTTTTGGTACCAAACGCATTGAAACTGAAATGTTCAATGGTTACGGCGAGCATGTGGCTGAGTTATATCGCGGATTGGATCTGTCTCGCTGGTATTAA